The following proteins come from a genomic window of Lolium rigidum isolate FL_2022 chromosome 5, APGP_CSIRO_Lrig_0.1, whole genome shotgun sequence:
- the LOC124654570 gene encoding RNA polymerase II subunit A C-terminal domain phosphatase SSU72 produces the protein MAAQKRWRFAMVCSSNMNRSMEAHAVLGRAALDVESYGTGSQVKLPGPSMHEPNVYDFGTPYGGIYEDLRRKDPDLYKRNGLLPMLKRNIGVKLAPQRWQDNAGDGVFDMILTFEERVFDLVVEDMNNREPRLFKSVLIINMDVKDNHEEASVGAKLALDLCQKLEGVHDDWEEIIDDLIASFEKQHKRKLTYYTSFY, from the exons ATGGCGGCGCAGAAGAGGTGGAGGTTCGCGATGGTGTGCTCGTCGAACATGAACCGGAGCATGGAGGCGCACGCGGTGCTGGGCCGCGCGGCGCTCGACGTCGAGTCCTACGGCACCGGCTCCCAGGTGAAGCTCCCGGGCCCGTCGATGCACGAGCCGAACGTCTACGACTTCGGCACCCCCTACGGCGGCATCTACGAGGACCTCCGCCGCAAGGACCCCGACTT GTACAAGAGGAACGGCCTGCTGCCAATGCTGAAGAGGAACATTGGCGTGAAGCTGGCGCCACAGAGGTGGCAGGATAACGCCGGCGATGGGGTGTTTGATATGATACTCACCTTTGAGGAGAGAGTCTTTGACTTAGTAGTTGAAG ATATGAATAACCGCGAGCCAAGGCTATTTAAGAGTGTGCTGATAATCAATATGGATGTGAAAGATAACCATGAAGAGGCCAGTGTTGGGGCGAAGCTTGCTTTAGATTTGTGCCAGAAG CTTGAAGGAGTGCATGATGATTGGGAGGAAATCATTGATGACCTGATTGCTTCATTTGAGAAGCAGCACAAGCGGAAACTCACATACTACACCTCATTTTACTAA
- the LOC124656224 gene encoding chaperone protein dnaJ GFA2, mitochondrial-like, which yields MARAAASRLAAAAATSSKSKFEGFSRHLAAASSAWGAPSRLPDPVRERRSPSWWCPSRSFHATMRVDARDYYDVLGVSSDASASDIKKAYYGLAKKFHPDTNKDDTGAEKKFQEVNRAYEVLKDDDKRETYDQLGVEAFERQASGGGPDGFPGGGEGFNGDNPFNDIFGDIFDSAFTSRGGQDVKIPVELSFMEAVQGCRKTVTYETDVLCGTCNGSGVPPGTVPQTCKACRGAGVIFYQKGILSLESTCSRCGGSGKVAKNFCKTCKGEQLVKGKKSVKLDIMAGIDDNEIMKVRGQGGADVERNKPGDLFLTIKVREDPIFRREGNHVHVDAILSMAQAVLGGTVTIPTLTGNVSVKVRQGTQPGEKVVLRGKGIKAKNSSSYGNHYVHFNIRVPTELTPRQRELMEEFDKEESNDGVRVAAASG from the exons atggcgcgcgccgccgcctcaaggctcgccgccgccgccgcgacctccTCGAAGTCGAAG TTCGAGGGGTTCTcccgccacctcgccgccgcctcgtcaGCGTGGGGTGCCCCGTCGCGGCTTCCCGATCCAG TGAGGGAGAGGAGGAGCCCAAGCTGGTGGTGCCCGAGCAGGTCGTTCCATG CCACAATGAGGGTGGATGCAAGGGATTACTACGATGTGCTCGGGGTGAGCTCGGACGCCTCTGCATCAGACATAAAGAAGGCATATTATGGG CTTGCAAAGAAGTTCCATCCTGATACTAATAAAGATGATACTGGCGCAGAAAAAAAATTCCAGGAAGTTAACCGGGCCTATGAG GTTTTGAAGGATGATGATAAGCGTGAAACATATGATCAG CTTGGAGTTGAAGCTTTTGAACGCCAAGCATCGGGTGGTGGCCCAGATGGTTTCCCTGGGGGCGGTGAGGGCTTTAATGGCGATAATCCATTTAATGATATTTTCGGTGAT ATTTTTGACAGTGCGTTCACTTCAAGAGGGGGCCAAGATGTTAAG ATTCCTGTTGAATTGTCGTTCATGGAAGCTGTCCAAGGATGCAGAAAAACTGTTACATATGAGACTGATGTTCTCTGTGGAACTTGCA ATGGAAGTGGTGTTCCTCCTGGCACTGTACCTCAAACATGTAAAGCTTGTAGAGGGGCTGGTGTG ATATTCTATCAGAAGGGTATATTGAGTCTTGAATCTACTTGCTCTCGGTGCGGTGGAAGTGGCAAAGTCGCGAAG AATTTTTGCAAGACATGTAAGGGTGAACAGCTAGTCAAGGGGAAAAAATCAGTCAAGCTTGACATAATGGCTG GAATTGATGACAATGAGATTATGAAGGTTCGTGGTCAGGGTGGTGCAGATGTTGAGCGCAATAAACCTGGTGACCTTTTTTTAACTATCAAG GTCAGAGAGGATCCTATCTTCCGTCGAGAAGGCAACCACGTGCATGTTGATGCCATTCTAAGCATGGCCCAG GCTGTGCTAGGTGGAACCGTGACAATACCAACCCTCACCGGAAATGTTTCAGTCAAG GTTCGCCAAGGTACCCAACCAGGAGAGAAGGTTGTCCTGCGTGGCAAAG gaataaaggcgaAAAATTCGTCATCTTATGGGAATCATTATGTCCATTTCAACATCAGAGTCCCAAC GGAGCTGACACCACGGCAACGGGAGCTGATGGAGGAGTTCGATAAAGAGGAGAGCAACGATGGGGTGAGAGTTGCCGCTGCCTCTGGATGA